From the genome of Sphingobacterium kitahiroshimense, one region includes:
- a CDS encoding MFS transporter: protein MEVQNNKIRPEFSILLAVSFAHLLNDMIQGVIPSVYPLLKEEHHLSFSQIGIITLVYQIAASIFQPVVGSFTDKRPMPYSQIIGMTFSISGMALFAYAPSYALILCAVFLVGIGSSIFHPESSRVAYMASGGKRSMAQSIFQIGGNAGTALAPIIVAYLVLPKGQSSIAWFCVIGIIGQIVSYYIGSWYSEKLKNRAKNASAGMRIPDLSEARVVLTVVVLMLLIISKYFYIASITNYFQFYTMEKFGLTEIQAQVYLFYFLIAVAAGTLLGGIFGDRFGRKYVIWFSVLGVAPFSLLLPYADYTMTGVLVVIIGLILSSAFPAIIVYAQELLPKKLGMVSGLFYGFAFGMGGLGSALLGWQADHTSIEFIYHVCSYLPLIGVVAYFLPNLQKTAYKDVM, encoded by the coding sequence ATGGAAGTACAAAATAATAAGATTAGGCCCGAGTTTTCTATTTTACTCGCAGTTAGTTTCGCTCATTTATTAAATGATATGATTCAGGGTGTTATTCCGTCAGTTTATCCTTTATTAAAAGAAGAACATCATTTGAGTTTTTCTCAGATTGGAATTATAACGCTTGTATATCAGATCGCGGCATCTATTTTTCAACCTGTTGTAGGTTCGTTTACAGATAAGCGACCAATGCCTTATTCGCAGATTATCGGTATGACTTTTTCGATTTCGGGCATGGCACTTTTTGCTTATGCGCCAAGTTATGCTTTGATTTTGTGTGCTGTATTTTTGGTTGGGATAGGTTCTTCGATATTTCATCCTGAATCTTCCCGAGTTGCTTATATGGCATCTGGCGGAAAACGAAGTATGGCACAATCTATTTTTCAGATCGGAGGTAATGCAGGTACTGCGCTGGCTCCAATTATCGTCGCATATCTTGTTTTACCGAAAGGACAATCATCTATTGCCTGGTTTTGTGTTATTGGAATCATAGGGCAGATTGTTTCTTATTATATTGGCAGTTGGTATAGTGAAAAGCTTAAAAATAGAGCTAAAAATGCAAGTGCTGGTATGCGTATACCGGATCTATCGGAAGCTCGTGTAGTGCTAACGGTTGTTGTCCTGATGCTATTAATTATCTCGAAGTACTTTTACATTGCTAGTATTACTAATTATTTTCAGTTTTATACCATGGAGAAGTTTGGTTTAACGGAAATTCAAGCGCAAGTGTATCTATTTTACTTCTTAATTGCTGTTGCGGCGGGCACATTGTTAGGTGGAATTTTTGGTGACCGTTTCGGAAGAAAGTATGTGATTTGGTTTTCAGTTTTGGGAGTCGCGCCTTTTTCTTTACTATTGCCCTATGCAGATTATACCATGACTGGTGTATTAGTGGTTATTATAGGTTTAATCTTATCATCGGCATTCCCAGCTATCATTGTTTATGCACAGGAGCTGTTGCCTAAAAAATTAGGTATGGTTTCTGGCTTATTCTATGGTTTCGCATTTGGTATGGGTGGTTTGGGATCAGCGTTATTAGGCTGGCAGGCGGACCATACATCGATTGAGTTTATTTATCATGTATGTTCTTATCTACCGCTTATTGGCGTCGTTGCATATTTCTTGCCGAATCTACAAAAAACAGCTTATAAAGATGTGATGTAA
- a CDS encoding transketolase family protein: protein MKKYTFTESKDTRSGFGAGLLEAGKQDENVVALCADLIGSLKMNDFINEFPERFFQIGIAEANMMGIAAGLTIGGKIPFTGTFANFSTGRVYDQIRQSIAYSDKNVKIAASHAGLTLGEDGATHQILEDIGLMKMLPGMTVINPCDFNQTKAATIAAAKFEGPVYLRFGRPVVPNFTPADQEFVIGKAVTLNEGTDVTIIATGHLVWEAIQAGEQLAALGIDAEIINIHTIKPLDEEAILKSVAKTKCVVTAEEHNRLGGLGDSVAQVLAKNLPTPQEFVAVDDSFGESGTPAQLMEKYGLNAAAIVAAAQRVINRK from the coding sequence ATGAAAAAATATACTTTCACAGAATCAAAAGATACCCGTTCAGGATTTGGTGCTGGATTATTAGAAGCAGGTAAACAAGACGAAAATGTTGTTGCTTTATGTGCTGATTTAATCGGATCATTAAAAATGAATGATTTTATAAATGAATTTCCAGAACGTTTCTTCCAAATTGGTATTGCTGAAGCAAATATGATGGGAATCGCAGCTGGTTTGACAATTGGTGGTAAAATTCCTTTTACAGGAACATTTGCGAACTTCTCAACGGGTCGTGTTTACGATCAAATTCGCCAATCTATCGCCTATTCTGACAAAAATGTTAAAATTGCTGCTTCACACGCTGGATTAACATTAGGTGAAGATGGTGCTACACACCAAATCTTAGAAGATATTGGTTTGATGAAAATGTTACCTGGAATGACAGTTATCAATCCTTGTGATTTCAATCAAACTAAAGCTGCAACAATTGCTGCAGCAAAATTTGAAGGTCCTGTTTACTTACGTTTTGGACGTCCGGTAGTTCCTAACTTCACTCCTGCTGACCAAGAATTTGTAATTGGAAAAGCAGTAACACTAAACGAAGGAACTGATGTAACAATTATCGCAACAGGACATTTGGTATGGGAGGCTATCCAGGCTGGTGAGCAATTAGCAGCGTTGGGCATTGATGCTGAAATCATCAACATCCACACCATTAAACCTTTAGACGAAGAAGCTATTTTAAAATCAGTTGCTAAAACAAAATGTGTAGTAACTGCAGAAGAACACAATCGTTTAGGCGGTTTGGGAGATAGTGTAGCTCAAGTTTTAGCTAAAAACTTACCAACTCCCCAAGAATTTGTAGCAGTAGATGATAGCTTCGGCGAATCAGGTACTCCTGCTCAATTAATGGAAAAATATGGTTTGAATGCGGCAGCAATTGTTGCGGCAGCACAACGTGTTATTAACAGAAAATAA
- the purB gene encoding adenylosuccinate lyase has product MALSSLTAVSPVDGRYHNATQELGAYFSEFALIKYRVLVEVEYFIALSQSGIEQLSHFDGSLNEKLRDLYRNFTEEDAIWIKNTEKVTNHDVKAVEYFLKDQFEKLGLHDSLEFIHFGLTSQDINNTAIPYSWKDAIAAVYTPAIEELIQELTTLSSDWSNVSMLARTHGQPASPTRLGKEIKVFVERIQRQFDQLKAVPYSAKFGGATGNFNAHHVAYPQTDWVAFGNKFVNESLGLSRSQTTTQIEHYDNFAASCDAFKRINTILIDLCRDIWTYVSMEYFKQKITAGQIGSSAMPHKVNPIDFENAEGNLGIANALFEHLAAKLPISRLQRDLTDSTVLRNIGVPFAHTLIAIKSTLRGLRKLILNEQALQADLNNNWAVVAEAIQTVLRREGYPKPYEALKDLTRTNTHVTEETIAEFVDNLNVTDKVKAELKSISPSSYTGVSL; this is encoded by the coding sequence ATGGCCTTATCATCACTTACCGCCGTATCTCCAGTAGACGGTCGCTATCATAACGCAACGCAAGAATTAGGCGCTTATTTTTCAGAATTTGCCTTAATTAAATATCGGGTTTTAGTAGAAGTTGAATATTTCATCGCTCTTTCTCAATCAGGAATTGAACAATTAAGTCATTTTGACGGCTCGTTGAATGAAAAATTACGTGATCTATATAGAAACTTTACTGAAGAAGATGCTATTTGGATAAAGAATACTGAAAAAGTAACGAACCATGATGTCAAAGCAGTTGAATACTTTTTAAAGGATCAATTTGAAAAACTTGGCCTACATGACTCTTTAGAATTTATTCATTTTGGCTTAACCTCTCAAGATATAAACAACACGGCTATTCCATACTCATGGAAAGATGCGATCGCAGCTGTCTATACACCAGCGATAGAAGAGTTGATCCAAGAATTAACAACATTATCTAGTGATTGGTCCAATGTATCCATGTTAGCACGTACACACGGCCAACCCGCGTCCCCAACACGTTTAGGAAAAGAAATCAAAGTTTTCGTGGAACGTATCCAACGCCAATTTGATCAATTAAAAGCGGTGCCTTACTCCGCAAAATTTGGTGGAGCTACTGGTAATTTCAATGCACATCATGTTGCATACCCACAGACAGACTGGGTAGCCTTTGGAAATAAATTTGTTAATGAATCTCTGGGCCTAAGTCGTTCACAAACAACCACCCAAATTGAACATTACGACAATTTTGCAGCAAGCTGTGATGCTTTCAAACGCATTAACACGATATTAATTGATTTGTGCCGCGACATCTGGACTTATGTGTCAATGGAATATTTCAAACAAAAAATTACTGCTGGTCAAATAGGATCCTCAGCAATGCCACATAAAGTAAATCCGATTGATTTTGAAAATGCAGAAGGAAATTTAGGAATTGCAAATGCATTATTTGAACACTTAGCAGCAAAATTACCTATTTCTCGTTTACAGAGGGATTTAACAGATTCAACAGTATTGCGTAATATCGGCGTTCCTTTTGCGCATACACTAATTGCAATCAAATCTACTTTAAGAGGTTTACGAAAATTGATATTAAATGAGCAGGCATTGCAAGCAGATCTAAATAATAACTGGGCAGTTGTTGCAGAGGCAATTCAAACAGTATTAAGAAGAGAGGGCTACCCTAAACCATACGAAGCTCTAAAAGATTTAACACGTACAAACACGCATGTAACGGAAGAAACAATTGCTGAATTTGTGGACAATTTAAATGTTACAGATAAAGTTAAGGCTGAACTAAAATCAATAAGCCCTTCTAGTTACACAGGTGTAAGTCTATAA
- a CDS encoding NifU family protein, which translates to MATINVYTESTPNPSTMKFLVNKLLINGSLDYADKDKAQESAFAKELFKFNFVNGVFFASNFVTVTKSEDAEWTDIEALLKDFIKGAVESELAVKPIEHTEDVAFEGSDIEIKIQQVLHDYVRPAVEQDGGAIAYKSFSDGVVTVELRGSCSGCPSSSITLKSGIEGLLKRMVPEVEEVVAESM; encoded by the coding sequence ATGGCAACAATTAACGTATATACTGAATCCACTCCGAATCCATCGACGATGAAATTTTTGGTCAATAAGTTATTGATCAACGGCAGCTTGGATTATGCGGATAAGGATAAAGCACAAGAATCAGCTTTTGCAAAAGAATTATTCAAATTTAATTTTGTAAACGGTGTATTTTTCGCAAGCAACTTTGTTACAGTAACCAAGAGTGAAGATGCTGAGTGGACTGATATTGAAGCATTATTAAAAGACTTTATAAAAGGTGCAGTAGAGTCTGAACTTGCAGTAAAACCTATTGAACATACCGAAGATGTAGCTTTTGAAGGTTCTGATATTGAAATTAAAATTCAACAGGTATTACATGACTATGTACGTCCTGCCGTTGAACAAGATGGTGGTGCTATCGCTTATAAATCATTTAGTGATGGCGTTGTAACTGTTGAGTTACGCGGATCTTGCAGTGGCTGTCCGTCATCAAGTATCACCTTAAAATCTGGGATCGAAGGCTTACTAAAACGTATGGTTCCTGAAGTCGAAGAAGTTGTAGCTGAATCGATGTAA
- a CDS encoding SGNH/GDSL hydrolase family protein, translated as MKTNRRSFITKSIIGASLLTNANLFSAQAESLDNLNKSKRISISKDDVILFQGDSITDNGRDRKNKNANDNWALGSGYANLAAAVLLEKYADKNLKIYNRGISGNRIPDLQNRWQEDTIDIQPTILSILIGVNDFWRTKDSGATNTPEQFKKQYQTLLQQTLSKLPNVKLIIGEPFGVKNVQHVTEDWFPDFAGYQQACVDISKEFNASLIPYQSIFDNAEQKASGSYWTTDGVHTSLAGASLMAKGWLDVIK; from the coding sequence ATGAAAACGAATCGCAGATCATTTATTACAAAAAGTATTATTGGCGCTAGTTTATTAACTAACGCCAATTTATTTTCTGCTCAGGCTGAAAGCCTGGACAACCTAAATAAATCAAAAAGAATAAGTATAAGCAAAGACGATGTAATCTTATTTCAAGGAGACTCAATCACGGATAATGGTCGGGATAGAAAAAATAAAAATGCAAATGACAACTGGGCGTTAGGTTCTGGTTATGCAAATCTAGCCGCCGCGGTGCTGTTAGAAAAATATGCCGATAAAAATCTCAAGATATACAATCGCGGTATCAGTGGAAATCGAATACCAGATTTGCAAAATAGATGGCAAGAAGATACCATCGATATTCAACCCACTATTCTAAGTATTCTGATCGGTGTAAACGATTTTTGGAGAACAAAGGATAGTGGTGCAACAAATACACCAGAACAGTTTAAGAAACAATACCAGACTTTATTACAGCAGACGCTATCAAAATTACCGAACGTAAAGCTGATTATAGGAGAGCCATTCGGCGTTAAAAATGTACAACATGTTACAGAGGACTGGTTTCCCGACTTCGCAGGTTACCAACAAGCTTGTGTTGATATCTCAAAAGAATTTAATGCTTCATTAATTCCATATCAATCAATATTTGATAATGCCGAACAAAAGGCCTCAGGCTCTTATTGGACAACAGATGGAGTTCACACTTCGTTAGCTGGAGCCAGTTTAATGGCAAAAGGATGGCTCGATGTTATAAAATAA
- a CDS encoding transketolase has product MSADINKLEQIASQVRRDIVRMVHACQSGHPGGSLGCTDYLVALYFNAMKRNPSFDMDGIGEDLFFLSNGHISPVFYSTLARAGYFEVSELATFRKINSRLQGHPTTHEGLPGIRIASGSLGQGLSAAIGAAQAKKLNKDTNLVYVLMGDGELQEGQVWEAAMYAPHNKVDNLIAAVDYNRAQIDGSTDQVLSLGDLRAKWEAFGWDVLEVAKGNDMTSVVAGLEEAKSHTGKGKPVIILLHTEMGNGVDFMMGSHKWHGVAPNNDQLASALGQLTETLGDY; this is encoded by the coding sequence ATGAGTGCAGATATCAATAAACTAGAACAAATTGCATCACAAGTAAGACGTGACATCGTACGTATGGTACATGCTTGCCAATCTGGCCACCCAGGTGGATCATTAGGTTGTACGGACTACTTAGTTGCTCTTTATTTCAATGCAATGAAACGTAATCCATCTTTCGATATGGATGGCATCGGTGAAGATTTATTTTTCTTATCAAATGGCCACATTTCGCCAGTTTTCTACAGTACACTTGCACGAGCAGGATACTTTGAAGTAAGCGAATTAGCTACTTTCAGAAAAATCAATTCTCGTCTTCAAGGACACCCGACTACACACGAAGGTCTTCCTGGAATTCGTATTGCATCTGGTTCACTAGGCCAAGGACTTTCTGCTGCAATTGGTGCTGCTCAAGCTAAAAAATTAAACAAAGACACAAATTTAGTCTATGTTTTAATGGGTGATGGTGAATTGCAAGAAGGTCAAGTTTGGGAAGCAGCAATGTATGCTCCTCATAATAAAGTAGACAATCTGATTGCAGCGGTTGATTATAACCGTGCTCAAATTGATGGTTCTACAGATCAAGTTCTTTCATTAGGCGATCTTCGCGCTAAATGGGAAGCTTTTGGATGGGATGTATTAGAAGTAGCAAAAGGTAATGATATGACCTCCGTAGTTGCTGGACTTGAAGAAGCAAAATCTCATACAGGTAAAGGTAAACCAGTAATTATATTATTACATACTGAAATGGGGAATGGTGTTGATTTCATGATGGGATCTCACAAATGGCACGGTGTTGCTCCAAATAATGATCAATTAGCTTCGGCTTTAGGTCAGTTAACAGAAACTTTGGGCGATTATTAA
- a CDS encoding RNA polymerase sigma factor, translated as MEDALIISKFANESTREEAFNQLLTKYQQKIYWHVRRMVIDHDDADDVVQDIFIKVWRNLANFREDSQLYTWLYRIATNECITFLNKKKLKQNVSLDDDSSAYLADSLSSGSYFSGDKAQMKLQQALLTLPEKQKLVFNMKYFDDMKYDEISEVLGTSVGALKASYHLAVKKIEAFFHNND; from the coding sequence ATGGAAGATGCTTTAATTATTTCAAAATTTGCTAACGAAAGTACGCGCGAAGAAGCATTTAATCAGCTGCTGACCAAATATCAGCAAAAAATATATTGGCATGTGAGAAGAATGGTCATTGATCATGATGATGCAGATGATGTTGTCCAAGACATATTCATTAAAGTATGGCGAAATCTGGCGAACTTCCGTGAGGATTCCCAATTATATACTTGGCTGTACCGCATTGCGACCAATGAATGTATTACATTCTTGAATAAGAAAAAACTTAAGCAGAACGTATCGTTGGATGACGATAGTTCTGCTTATTTAGCAGACTCTTTATCAAGTGGTAGTTACTTTAGTGGTGATAAAGCACAAATGAAATTACAACAGGCTTTATTAACACTTCCAGAAAAACAAAAACTTGTTTTTAACATGAAATACTTTGATGATATGAAATATGATGAAATCTCAGAAGTACTAGGAACAAGTGTTGGTGCCTTGAAAGCATCATATCATTTAGCTGTAAAAAAAATAGAAGCTTTTTTTCATAACAACGATTAA
- a CDS encoding ZIP family metal transporter gives MIESVITYLESIDPILAALYATLFTWLVTALGASFVFLFKKMNKNVMDGMLGFTGGVMVAASVWSLLIPAIDMSEGTGFAQVVPAVVGFLIGAAFLFSIDKVLPHLHINFKKVEGVKTPWQKTTLMILAITLHNIPEGLAVGVLFGSVAAGIPEATIAGAVILATGIGLQNFPEGIAVAMPLRRMGMSRRKSFFYGQASAIVEPIAGVLGAMAVVTFTPILPYALAFAAGAMIFVVVEEVIPEAQQNKNSDIATIGFIGGFILMMTLDVALG, from the coding sequence ATGATTGAATCAGTTATCACATACCTAGAAAGCATCGACCCTATTTTAGCCGCTCTGTATGCAACATTATTTACATGGCTAGTCACTGCTTTGGGCGCTTCATTTGTATTCCTATTTAAAAAAATGAATAAAAATGTCATGGACGGCATGTTAGGATTCACGGGTGGGGTAATGGTAGCCGCAAGTGTTTGGAGTCTCCTCATACCCGCCATCGACATGAGCGAAGGCACTGGTTTTGCACAAGTCGTCCCAGCTGTAGTCGGATTTTTAATTGGCGCGGCATTCTTATTTAGTATAGACAAAGTTTTACCTCACCTACATATCAATTTTAAAAAAGTGGAAGGAGTAAAGACTCCATGGCAAAAAACAACTTTAATGATTTTAGCCATTACACTTCATAATATCCCCGAAGGACTTGCCGTAGGTGTTCTTTTCGGGAGTGTTGCTGCAGGGATTCCAGAAGCGACAATTGCTGGGGCTGTCATCTTGGCGACTGGAATAGGTTTACAAAATTTCCCTGAAGGTATAGCAGTCGCAATGCCACTAAGAAGAATGGGAATGAGCAGACGAAAAAGTTTTTTCTACGGACAAGCATCCGCAATTGTAGAACCAATTGCCGGTGTTTTGGGGGCAATGGCAGTAGTTACTTTTACACCCATACTTCCTTATGCACTAGCATTTGCGGCCGGAGCCATGATCTTTGTAGTGGTAGAAGAAGTTATACCTGAAGCGCAACAAAATAAAAATTCAGACATCGCAACAATCGGATTTATAGGAGGTTTCATTTTAATGATGACTTTAGATGTAGCCCTAGGATAA
- a CDS encoding aspartate aminotransferase family protein gives MLNNRELFLLNTAQTSNSPRMIEIAKAEGVYLYGPNGEEYMDLVSGFNVSNIGHRNPKVIQAIKDQLEKYLHVTVYGEFVQAPQVEFATDLLAVLPKQFESVYFTNSGAEAVEGSMKVAKRFTGRRQIIAAKKAYHGSTQGALSLIGNEEYHTAYAPLLPEIEFITFNNSDDLSLITEKTAAVIIEAIQGEAGVRVPDISYMQALRKRCNETGTLLVFDEIQTGFGRTGKLFAFEHYDIVPDILMLAKGIGGGMPLGAFVASKQVMDVIKDNPMLGHITTFGGHPVSCAAAKASLEFIRENQLVEQVAEKEQLFRTLLQHPKIIEIRGKGLMMCLQLETFDQVYNVSNYCAQQGIMIDWYLHCETALRVAPPLTITNDEIEKACKIILDGIEKYT, from the coding sequence ATGCTAAATAATCGGGAACTTTTTCTGCTAAATACGGCTCAAACATCAAATTCACCAAGGATGATTGAAATAGCAAAAGCAGAAGGAGTCTATTTATATGGACCAAATGGTGAAGAATATATGGATTTGGTTTCAGGATTCAATGTCAGTAATATTGGGCATAGAAATCCAAAAGTTATCCAGGCAATCAAAGATCAGCTTGAAAAATACTTACATGTTACTGTATATGGTGAATTTGTACAAGCTCCACAAGTTGAATTTGCAACTGACTTATTAGCTGTACTTCCAAAACAATTTGAATCAGTCTATTTTACCAATTCAGGCGCAGAGGCCGTCGAAGGAAGTATGAAGGTAGCAAAGCGCTTTACTGGAAGAAGACAGATTATAGCAGCGAAAAAAGCATATCACGGCAGTACACAGGGAGCATTAAGCCTTATCGGAAATGAAGAATATCATACTGCATACGCACCATTACTTCCCGAAATAGAATTCATAACATTCAATAATAGTGATGACTTATCGCTGATCACAGAAAAGACTGCAGCTGTAATTATTGAAGCTATACAAGGAGAAGCTGGAGTACGTGTTCCTGATATTTCATATATGCAGGCTTTACGTAAACGTTGTAATGAAACAGGAACATTGCTAGTCTTTGATGAGATTCAAACAGGCTTTGGTAGAACTGGAAAGTTATTTGCATTCGAACATTATGATATCGTACCTGATATTCTCATGCTTGCCAAAGGTATCGGTGGCGGTATGCCTTTAGGAGCATTCGTTGCATCGAAGCAAGTGATGGATGTAATCAAAGACAATCCGATGCTCGGTCATATCACGACTTTTGGCGGACATCCTGTTAGTTGTGCGGCCGCAAAAGCATCTTTAGAATTCATCAGAGAAAATCAATTGGTAGAACAAGTTGCTGAGAAAGAACAACTATTCAGAACACTATTACAACATCCTAAAATTATAGAAATTAGAGGAAAAGGATTGATGATGTGTCTACAGCTTGAAACTTTTGACCAGGTTTATAATGTGAGTAATTATTGCGCACAACAAGGAATCATGATTGATTGGTATTTACATTGTGAAACAGCATTGCGTGTAGCTCCTCCTTTGACCATCACAAACGATGAAATTGAAAAAGCTTGTAAAATTATCCTTGATGGTATAGAAAAATATACTTAG
- a CDS encoding acyl-CoA dehydrogenase family protein: MFDKMKNILDLLKAVDLEQLQKISQKIDLGQVLNAVSKMDDNQLKSAMKLLTATSKKKELPPINGDFYHIEEKLSTADKITQLKVRDFMEKEISPIVNNYWLRDEFPFEIIEKFAALNICGYTYDGYGCAGGSSLMEGVIAAEIARVDASIATFFGVQSGLAMGSIYICGSDEQKQEWLPRMQQMKVIGAFGLTEPEVGSGAAGGLTCTCKKTESGWVLNGQKKWIGNSTFSDITIIWARDLDDGQVKGFIVRRENPGFAVEKIKGKMALRIVQNGLITLTDCVVPESDRLQHANSFKDTAKVLQMTRAGVAWMAVGCARGAYENALDYTRKREQFGKPIASFQLIQNHLVEMLSNLTAMQTLVYRLSEMQDNGDLKDEHASLAKVFCSLRTRDIVSKAREVMGGNGILLEYNVARFLADAEAIYSYEGTKEINSLIVGRSITGFSAFV; the protein is encoded by the coding sequence ATGTTTGATAAAATGAAAAATATACTAGATCTGCTAAAAGCTGTTGATTTAGAACAATTGCAAAAGATTTCTCAAAAAATTGACTTGGGTCAGGTATTGAATGCTGTTTCGAAAATGGATGATAATCAATTGAAGAGTGCTATGAAATTACTGACGGCAACAAGCAAGAAAAAGGAGTTGCCTCCGATCAATGGAGATTTTTATCATATTGAAGAAAAATTGTCGACCGCTGATAAGATTACGCAATTGAAAGTTCGTGATTTTATGGAGAAGGAGATCAGTCCTATTGTTAATAACTATTGGTTACGGGATGAGTTTCCTTTTGAAATTATTGAAAAGTTTGCAGCTTTAAATATATGCGGATATACTTATGATGGATATGGCTGTGCTGGAGGAAGTTCTTTGATGGAGGGCGTTATTGCAGCAGAGATTGCCCGGGTCGATGCTTCAATTGCGACATTTTTTGGGGTACAGAGTGGATTGGCAATGGGGTCAATATATATATGTGGATCTGATGAGCAAAAGCAGGAATGGTTACCACGTATGCAGCAGATGAAGGTGATCGGAGCTTTTGGACTGACCGAACCTGAAGTAGGATCCGGAGCTGCGGGGGGATTGACTTGTACTTGTAAAAAAACTGAATCTGGCTGGGTTTTGAATGGTCAAAAGAAATGGATAGGAAATAGTACTTTTTCAGATATTACGATAATTTGGGCTAGAGATCTGGATGATGGACAAGTGAAGGGCTTTATCGTGCGAAGGGAAAATCCAGGTTTTGCTGTCGAAAAAATAAAAGGAAAGATGGCTTTGCGAATCGTTCAGAATGGTTTGATTACATTGACGGATTGTGTCGTTCCTGAATCGGACCGATTGCAGCATGCTAATAGTTTCAAAGATACTGCTAAAGTGTTGCAGATGACACGTGCTGGAGTTGCCTGGATGGCGGTAGGTTGTGCACGAGGAGCTTATGAAAATGCGCTTGATTATACCCGAAAGCGAGAGCAATTTGGAAAACCTATTGCATCTTTTCAGTTGATTCAAAATCATTTGGTTGAAATGCTATCTAATTTAACGGCTATGCAGACGTTGGTTTATCGTTTATCTGAAATGCAGGATAACGGCGACTTAAAAGATGAGCACGCATCACTTGCAAAAGTTTTTTGCTCATTAAGAACACGTGATATTGTGTCTAAAGCTAGAGAGGTGATGGGGGGAAATGGAATTTTACTTGAATATAATGTTGCTCGATTTTTAGCAGATGCGGAAGCTATTTACTCATATGAGGGGACTAAAGAAATTAATTCATTGATTGTAGGACGTAGCATTACAGGTTTTAGTGCTTTTGTATAA